One Sulfurimonas sp. HSL-3221 genomic window, AGCCGCGCAGCTTCATGATGAAGCCGATGTTCTCGCGCACCGTGAGGACGGGCACAAGGTTATAGGCCTGGAAGACGAAGCCGATCTGTTCCAGGCGCAGCCGCGAGCGTGCCCCCTCGTCCAGGCCGGAGAGTTCGGTGCCGTCGATGGTTATGGAGCCGCTGTCGATGGCGTCGAGCGCCCCGATGGCGTTGAGCAGCGTTGTTTTACCGCAGCCCGAGGGCCCGGTGATCACCCCGTACTCCCCCGTCGCGACGGCGAGGTCGATGTCGCGCAGGGCGTGCACCTCGCGCTCCGTATCCTTGTAAAAGTATTTGTTCACTCTGCGCAGTTCGATCATACCTGTATCACCTCGATAAGATTAAGCTTTTTGAGCCTTCGCAACGGCATCAGCACCGACACGATCGCCGCCGCGATGATGGCCAGGAAGGTGTTGGTGAAGTAGCGGCTCTTGATATCGGCGTAGACGACGGCGTTGTAGCCGAACGCCTCCAGCCCCGCCGCGTATTCGCGCAGGTCGAGCCCCTGCGTCTGCAGGTACCACAGGGCGGCGTAGCTGGTGAATGCCCCCAGCACAAAACCGACCACGCCCAGCACCAGCGCCTCCGCGGCGACCTGGGTGCGCAGCTGCGACTGGGGTGTCCCCAGCGCGATGAGGATGCCGAACTCGCGGGTCCGCTCAAGCACCGAGACGAGCATGACGCCGAAGATGCCGATGAGGACCACAAGCATGACGATGGCAAAGGTAATGGAGTTGAAGATGACCATCATCTCCTGCATCTGTTGGAGCACCGGGTAGAGCGTCTGCCACGTCTCGACCTCCAGCCCCGGGAAGGCGGCCTGCAGCCGTGCGGCAACCGCTTCCGTCTGCGAAGGTGCCGCCAGCCGCAGCGCCACCTGGGTCGCGCCGTTCGCACCCAGTCCTGAGAAGGTGCGGCTGCGCGGCAGGGCGACGTAGATCGTCTGGTTGTCGATGAGCAGGTTCGACGTCTGCACGATCGCCGTCACATAGAGCGAAACGGCGCTGATATCCCCCTGGGCGTTCTGCGACGAGAAGACCAGGCGGTGCCCCACCTCGACGCCCAGATCTTCCGCCAGTTTCTTGCCGATGGCGCAGCCGTTCTGCCGCCGCCCCCAGTCGATTTTCCCCGTTTTGACAAAGCCGGAGAGCTGCCCGAAGCGCTCTTCGGCCTCCAGGTCGATGCCGACCAGCCGTCCCATCGCCGACTTGCGCGCGGTCGAGGCCAGGCCGGTCTGCGATAGCCTGACGGAGTAGGCGGCGACGGCCGTGTCCGCATCCAGTGCTTCCAGCAGCGGCCGGTCGTCGGCGATGGCGTACTCCAGGCTCTGGTAGAGCCGGAACTTCGGGGCGTAGACGGAGATCTCGCCACTGTCGCTGCGGATCGTGCTCTCGCGCATCGTTTTGACCATGCCGTCGTAAAGCCCCTCGATGGCGAGCATCGCCGTCATACTGCCGGCAATCATGAGAATGACGAGCCCGGAGCGGCGGGCGCGGCGCCACAGGCTGTGCCATGCCATCTTCAGGGCCAGGGTGAAGGTCGTTTTAGACATGGTGCATCGCCTCCACCGGGGTGTAACGCTTGACGACCGCAATGGGGTAGAGGACGGCCAGCATATTGAGAGCAAAGACAACTCCCGCATTCCAGCCGATGGTGGACCAGTCGAAACGCATCGGAATCTGGTCGTCGACGATCCCGTAGTCGCGGTACGCCTCCGCGATCCCCTCGATCACCATGGGATGCAACTCGAAATACCAGGCGATCGGCGCCCCCACTGCCACGGAGAGCCCAACGGCCGCGAGCGCGATCAGCAGCATCTCCAGCAGCAGCAGTGCGGAGACGTTCCGGGGGGAGAGGCCGATGGCGCGCAGCATCCCCAGCTCCCGGGTCCGTCCGACGATGTTGAGGAAACTGAAGATCATGATGACAAAGAAAATAACGACGAAGAAGACCCCCATTGAGATGTAGCCGAAGACGCTGTCCACCTCCATCGCCTCCACCTGCGCATGCATCAATACGGTCCACGGCACGGCCTCGAGCCCCTCGGCCAGCCCGGCCTGCACCGCGTTGACCGTCTGCGGCAGCGCCGTGAGGTCATCGACGGAAGCGACAATGTACGATGCCATATCCCCGCTCAGCATCAGGGTGTCGTAGTACGCCTTGTTCACAAATGCGGAGGAGGCGTCAAATTCAAAGAGGCCCGTTTTGAAAATGCCGACGATCCGGAAATTCTCCGCGGCAAAGGAGTCGTCCGTCGCCGTGCCGATGAGCGCCACGGTATCGCCGACCCCCACCTTCAGCCTCACCGCCAGTTCGCTGCCGATATAAAGCGCGTTGGTGTCGTTATCCTCGAGGTAGCGCCCTTCACGGCGCGCTTCAGCCATTTTGGAAAGCCGTCGTTCCCCTCCGGGGTTGATGCCTACGACCATCGCCCCCACAGAATCACGGGGGGTGGAGAGCAGCGCGAAACTCTCCAGGCGCGGCGCGTAGGCCGCGATCCCCGCCGTGCGCGCCAGCAGCGCCTCCTCGGCCGAGACGTCGGTCAGCAGGTAGTCATACCCCCCCTCTTCACGGTACCCTTTTTTGTAGATATGCAGGGCGTTTTCATAGATGTCGAGGGCGCTTTTGAGCATATGCGCATGCGAACCGTCCATCAGGGCGACGTAGACGATAAAGAGCAGGGAGCTGAAAAACGTCAGCGCAAAGGTGACGACGGTCCGCCCTTTGTAATGGAGGATGTTTTTCAACGCCAGTCCGAACATCATGATCCCTAGCGCGAGTAGCGTTTAAGCGCCTGCTTCGTGAAATAGCTGCCGCTCACGCCCCGGTCGTAGACGACGTCGGAGAGGAGCACCAGCGTCTCGTTCTTCTCCTTGCCCTTCTCCAGCGGTTTGATCCGCATAACCGTCGGGATATGGTGCGTACCGAAGGTTTTGACGTCACTGTAAAACATCTCCCGCACCTTGCTGCCGAAATCGTCGTAAAAGACGTCATGCATCTGGGTATAGGTCCGCCGGTCGATCTGCGAGACAATCCGTCCCCACACGACGGCCGCATCGGGTTTCGGGGTGAAAGCGATGGTTACCGTCTCCGCCGTCTTTTCGAGGATCTCTGCGTCATAGTCGTCGACCATCGAACTCTCTTTAACCATGTCGTCGTTGGTGAAATCGCTCCCCATCCAGCTCTGCAGCATCATCGACGGCGGGATCTTGACGATGCGTTCGATCTTCGGCACGTACTGCCATAGCTGCTTGTCGAGTTTTAAAAAGGTGATGCCGCTGTCTTTGGGCGGGTAGAGTATCTTCATGAAGCTCTTCGTCTTCCCCTCGGCCCAGCTCTCGATCCGCACCGTCCGCTTGTGCCGCGCCGAGGTGATGACCATCTCCAGCTTCATGTAGACGTCTTTTCCGCGAAGGTTATCCTCCACTTTTTTGACGATCTCGGAAGCCTCCGAACCGAACAGCAGGAGTGTCATCGAGAGCCAGACCAACAGTAACCGCATTGCGCTTTCCCTCCCCTCGTTTTACCGATTATAGCTATATTTGGGCCGGAACACCCTAAAATATCCGTATGGAAACAGCAGCACCTCTTTGCGGGATCGACGAGGCGGGGCGGGGCCCCATCGCAGGTCCTCTCGTTATGGCGGGCGTCATTTTGCACGCGCCGCTCGACGGCCTGAACGATTCGAAAAAACTGACGGAGAAAAAGCGCGAAGCGCTTTACGCGCGCATTACGGAAAACGCGGCCTACCACATCGTGCGTTTTTCCGCGCAACAGATCGACGACGACGGCATCTCCGCCTGCCTCGCAAAAGGGCTCAAAGAGATTATGGAGGTTCTGGGGGAGGCCGACTACCTCTTCGACGGCAATTCAACCTTTGGCGTCAAGGGACTGCGCACACAGGTCAAAGCCGACGCCGACGTGCCCGAAGTGAGCGCGGCCTCCATCCTCGCCAAGGTTACCCGCGACCGGGAGATGGTCGCCCTGGCCTCAACCTACCCGCAGTACGGCTTTGAAAAACATAAGGGGTACGGTTCGGCGGCACACATCGAGGCGATCCAGACCCATGGCTACAGCGCCGTCCATCGCCGGAGCTTCCGCCTGAAGGCCCTGCAGCCTACGCTGTTTTAGGGGTGAGCGTTTTCGCAGCGTCCATAAACGCGCGGTACTGCTCTTCGATGTTTTCCAACGCGAGCGGCTCGCCGATATGGATGTGCACTTCGTAAGGCTGCTTGAACGGGGAAGCCTGGTACACTTTTTCAAGCTGGTCGTCGATATAGATCGGGACGATCTGCATCTTGTTTGCCTTGGCGATCTTCTCCGCGCCCGGCTGAAACGGCCCGACTCCCTCGCCGCCGAAACGCTCCCCCTCGGGGAACATAAAGAGATTAAGGTCCGGCGCCACCTGGAAAATATGCTTAATCTTTTTAAAAAAGGCTAGCATCCCCTTCCCCGCTTTGAGGTCGACCGCGATACAGCCGCTGTATTCGAAAAATTTCCCGTAGATCTTGTTGTCGAGCAGCGTCTGCTTGGCGATCCACATCCCCGCCTTCTGCTGCGTAGAGAAGAGGGACTCGATGCTGATAATGTCGAGCAGGCTGCGGTGATTGGCGATATAGAGCACCCGGTTCGCTTCGGGGAGCCCGCCGTGCATCACCGGAACGACGTTGAGGTATTCCAGTACGCTGAGCGAATAGTTCTGGCGCTCCTTCGAGAGGGCGTGATAGCGGTCGTGTTCATCCAGCTGCGTGTCTAGATAGACATGGCGGAAGATGGGGATGAACTTCTTCCCGAGCCAGATCATATAGAGGTATTTGCGGAGGTTTTTAAACATGGCGGGTATTATAGCAGGTAATAACACAGAGAATCCCCCACCGGCCGGGGCATAAAACTGTCTCGCTTAATGTCATCGCAGCAGGATCGGTTTGACCCACTCCGGTTCGGCGTAGTCGACTTCGGAGAGGGTGTTCAAATGGTTGGTCTGCCCAATCAGTTCTCCGGCACCGGCGGGGGCGAAGAGGTAGATCCCCGCCGATGCGTTCACGGTCTGCATCAGTGTCAATCCCTGCGCGGCGGCAAAGGCTTCGGGCTTGACATCTTGATGCAGACGGATCAGTACATTCCCCGTCGCGATAAAGCGGTTGCGTTCGCTCCGGCGCTCTGACGTGTAAAAGACCCGGCGGTACTCGGATCCGGAAGAGGCCGTCTTCGCCGCCACCTCGGCCGGGGCGGCCTTCACGACCCGCTTGGCCGATGCACCGGCAGCGCGTAAGAGCGCCATTTCATCCTCTGCGCGGTAAAAAACCATCGAGGATTTTTTCGTCTGCAGCACCTGTTTGGTCATTGCCGGAACCTCGGCCATTGCCGCAGCCGCCAGCAACCACCCCGCCATGATTATCATACGTACCATCATACTCACCCCTTAATGTCCCCGAATCTGCAGCGACCAGCTTTTAAACGTACCGGTTGTTCCGGCCCGGAGGTCTTTGACGGTCAGCGTCCATGTTCCGGCCGCATCCTCGTCGAGACAGCGGACGGTGGAGAAGCGCCAGTTGGCGTAGGAGCCCTCCAGGTAGTAGGCCCCGCCGTATGCCAGATGGCTCTCCGTCCCCGCCGGTGATATCAGCCAAATATCGAGGTCCCCGGGACGGGCATGGTCAATGGTCACCCAGACGTCGACATGTTCCACGCTCAGCGTCTGTGCCTCGGTAATCGTGGACGTCACGCCGGTGGCGTTCGCATCGGGAATCGCCGTATCCGCGATGTCGTTTGTCAGCTTCGGCAGCACGGTTTCCGTGCCGAGCGACGCAAAACCTTCTGCCTTGGCGACGGCAGCCGCGGCATCCAGCAGCCCGAAGCCGTAATTGTGGTTGATATGCCACCCGGCGCCGTTGGTCGTCCAGTCGCCGTCACCCTGATCGTTTTTTCTGGCTGTCGTTGCAAGGATATAGCGTATATCGCGGTAGGTCAGATCCGGGTTCGCACTGAGCATCAAAGCGACGACCCCGCTGACCATGGGTACGGCTGCCGACGTCCCGTTCATATAGTTGGTGTAGTCACCGTTCTCATTACCCGAAACATCAAAATAGACAGGGAGATTCGTCTTGGGGTCGAGACGGTACGTTTCAACGAAGCCGGTCGATTCAAACCCGTAGTCGTACCCGGTGTAATCCGTCGTCACGATCGCCGCTCCGTTCACGGCATCATACTGCTCGCCGAACTCGCCGCCCGGCGCCGCGAGCAGAACATTCGCGCCGAAATTGGCATAGGAGGAGTAACTGCCGTCCTTATCGGTGGCCGTCACGGTCATGACATAGGGGTTGTTCGCGACGCCAGCATTGTTGGCGTTGCCGATATGCAGCGGGGAGTAATCCGAATTGCTGCGGTCGTTCCCCGCGGCCATGACGTAGACGATCCCCTTCCCGCTGCGCCCCTGCTCCGCCCCTGTCTGCAGACCGTCGATCAGCGTCTGGTCGTTATAGAGGAATTCGGAGGGGTCGCCCCAGCTGTTCGAGGAGATGTCTACCGCTTTGGAGAGCGCTTGGATCAGCGTAACGTCCGTCAGCGGCGACTGCGAGAAAACATTGTACCCCGCCAGCTTGACGAACGGGGCCACCCCTTTGACACCGAGGCTGTTCCACCCCGAAGCGGCGACGAGACCCGCACAGGCCGTCCCGTGCGCAGAGAGGTAGGGGTCCGTAGCGAGCTGGTCCGCATCGGGCGACGGGTCGTTCGAGCCGTCGGACCAGCGGTAGCTCTTCGTCAGGTCGAGGTTCGAGACCAGATCGGGGTGGATCGCTTCAATACCTGTATCGACCACGCCCACATAAATATTGCGGCGGCCCGCATAAGACTCCCAGACCGAAGCAACATTGATGTCGTTCGGTTCCGTCGCATCCAGATGCCACTGATATTGGGCGAGAGGATCTTCATAAGCCCCGGTATCGCTGCTCATGGGGTCGGTTCCGGCAAAAAACTCGCCGTAGTCACCCAGCGCATCCCCGTCGCTGTTCGCGGCTGCCGGGTTCGTACCGACCAGCAGCTCAAAATCATCAAAAAGGGCGTCGTTGTCCGTATCGTGGAAAAGATGGGTCGTTCCCGTAAACAATTCCTGGATCGTTGCCGACGCCACGGCATCCGCATAGGACTGCGCATCAATCAAGAGGGTCAGATCCTCCATTGCACCGCCCGTGGTCAGTTTTGCCGGGTTAAACGCGCTGAGCGCTGTCGACGGGGAGGCAAAAAGAAATCCGGAAAGGCGGGCGAGCACCGACTTGATCTCTGTCTCGTCCGTCAGACCCTCCCGGCGGATCCACTCGGCTGCAATGGTGGTGAAGACGTTCACCCGGACATTGTTGTTAAGCAGATCCGATACCGTCACATAGGCATAGAGGCTTCCCTGGACGGCTTTGACCGCGGCTGCGTCGTACTGTCCATCATCGTTGGGGTCGACATCTTCGCCCCCTTCAGCCTTCACAAGTAGCAACTGCGTCGATGCCAGACCGGGGAGCGAGACCGTAAATTTTCCGACTGTCTGCTCCGCGTACGGCACCAGTGTCTGGTTATCATCCATCAGGTCCGTTGCAGCATCGAACGGTGTCGTGACCGTCTGATACTGCTGCTGCCCCGCCAGGTCGCTGATGGTGACCGTTGCCCCGCCGATGGGGCCAAGGGCGATACTGTTTGCGACCGTCGGTCCTGGATCAACCGGGGTTTCCGGCGTCGAGGAGCCGCCGCCGGAACCGCAGCCGTGAAACATTAATGCCAGCCCGAGAAGCGCTGTCCCTCCGCCTCTCATCACCCGATAAAAACATTTCTGCCTCACGTATCCCCTTTTCGCCATATTCTTCAACTCAATTATACAAGCCTCCCGGCAAACACCGTAACGGCAGCATGCCAGAAGTCAGAATGGTTTTCATGATAGTATATTGTTTTATTTATAATAGCTACTTAATGTATGAATTACAAGGAGTTATCATATGGAGAGGGTAGCGCGCCGTTGATCCGGCACCCCTTGTGTCAGGGTACCGACACTGTTTTGGCGCTG contains:
- a CDS encoding outer membrane lipoprotein-sorting protein, whose amino-acid sequence is MRLLLVWLSMTLLLFGSEASEIVKKVEDNLRGKDVYMKLEMVITSARHKRTVRIESWAEGKTKSFMKILYPPKDSGITFLKLDKQLWQYVPKIERIVKIPPSMMLQSWMGSDFTNDDMVKESSMVDDYDAEILEKTAETVTIAFTPKPDAAVVWGRIVSQIDRRTYTQMHDVFYDDFGSKVREMFYSDVKTFGTHHIPTVMRIKPLEKGKEKNETLVLLSDVVYDRGVSGSYFTKQALKRYSR
- a CDS encoding ribonuclease HII; amino-acid sequence: METAAPLCGIDEAGRGPIAGPLVMAGVILHAPLDGLNDSKKLTEKKREALYARITENAAYHIVRFSAQQIDDDGISACLAKGLKEIMEVLGEADYLFDGNSTFGVKGLRTQVKADADVPEVSAASILAKVTRDREMVALASTYPQYGFEKHKGYGSAAHIEAIQTHGYSAVHRRSFRLKALQPTLF
- a CDS encoding lysophospholipid acyltransferase family protein, which encodes MFKNLRKYLYMIWLGKKFIPIFRHVYLDTQLDEHDRYHALSKERQNYSLSVLEYLNVVPVMHGGLPEANRVLYIANHRSLLDIISIESLFSTQQKAGMWIAKQTLLDNKIYGKFFEYSGCIAVDLKAGKGMLAFFKKIKHIFQVAPDLNLFMFPEGERFGGEGVGPFQPGAEKIAKANKMQIVPIYIDDQLEKVYQASPFKQPYEVHIHIGEPLALENIEEQYRAFMDAAKTLTPKTA
- a CDS encoding S8 family peptidase, with protein sequence MRGGGTALLGLALMFHGCGSGGGSSTPETPVDPGPTVANSIALGPIGGATVTISDLAGQQQYQTVTTPFDAATDLMDDNQTLVPYAEQTVGKFTVSLPGLASTQLLLVKAEGGEDVDPNDDGQYDAAAVKAVQGSLYAYVTVSDLLNNNVRVNVFTTIAAEWIRREGLTDETEIKSVLARLSGFLFASPSTALSAFNPAKLTTGGAMEDLTLLIDAQSYADAVASATIQELFTGTTHLFHDTDNDALFDDFELLVGTNPAAANSDGDALGDYGEFFAGTDPMSSDTGAYEDPLAQYQWHLDATEPNDINVASVWESYAGRRNIYVGVVDTGIEAIHPDLVSNLDLTKSYRWSDGSNDPSPDADQLATDPYLSAHGTACAGLVAASGWNSLGVKGVAPFVKLAGYNVFSQSPLTDVTLIQALSKAVDISSNSWGDPSEFLYNDQTLIDGLQTGAEQGRSGKGIVYVMAAGNDRSNSDYSPLHIGNANNAGVANNPYVMTVTATDKDGSYSSYANFGANVLLAAPGGEFGEQYDAVNGAAIVTTDYTGYDYGFESTGFVETYRLDPKTNLPVYFDVSGNENGDYTNYMNGTSAAVPMVSGVVALMLSANPDLTYRDIRYILATTARKNDQGDGDWTTNGAGWHINHNYGFGLLDAAAAVAKAEGFASLGTETVLPKLTNDIADTAIPDANATGVTSTITEAQTLSVEHVDVWVTIDHARPGDLDIWLISPAGTESHLAYGGAYYLEGSYANWRFSTVRCLDEDAAGTWTLTVKDLRAGTTGTFKSWSLQIRGH
- a CDS encoding ABC transporter ATP-binding protein, which gives rise to MIELRRVNKYFYKDTEREVHALRDIDLAVATGEYGVITGPSGCGKTTLLNAIGALDAIDSGSITIDGTELSGLDEGARSRLRLEQIGFVFQAYNLVPVLTVRENIGFIMKLRGFAPDAIETRVAEVAKLLEIEEKLDAMPGHISGGQQQRVAVARAVAAKPKLILADEPTANLDSRNSEHLMAMMKQLNAVEKITILFSSHDDYVVEQARRIIKLSDGQVVP
- a CDS encoding ABC transporter permease, producing MSKTTFTLALKMAWHSLWRRARRSGLVILMIAGSMTAMLAIEGLYDGMVKTMRESTIRSDSGEISVYAPKFRLYQSLEYAIADDRPLLEALDADTAVAAYSVRLSQTGLASTARKSAMGRLVGIDLEAEERFGQLSGFVKTGKIDWGRRQNGCAIGKKLAEDLGVEVGHRLVFSSQNAQGDISAVSLYVTAIVQTSNLLIDNQTIYVALPRSRTFSGLGANGATQVALRLAAPSQTEAVAARLQAAFPGLEVETWQTLYPVLQQMQEMMVIFNSITFAIVMLVVLIGIFGVMLVSVLERTREFGILIALGTPQSQLRTQVAAEALVLGVVGFVLGAFTSYAALWYLQTQGLDLREYAAGLEAFGYNAVVYADIKSRYFTNTFLAIIAAAIVSVLMPLRRLKKLNLIEVIQV
- a CDS encoding ABC transporter permease; amino-acid sequence: MFGLALKNILHYKGRTVVTFALTFFSSLLFIVYVALMDGSHAHMLKSALDIYENALHIYKKGYREEGGYDYLLTDVSAEEALLARTAGIAAYAPRLESFALLSTPRDSVGAMVVGINPGGERRLSKMAEARREGRYLEDNDTNALYIGSELAVRLKVGVGDTVALIGTATDDSFAAENFRIVGIFKTGLFEFDASSAFVNKAYYDTLMLSGDMASYIVASVDDLTALPQTVNAVQAGLAEGLEAVPWTVLMHAQVEAMEVDSVFGYISMGVFFVVIFFVIMIFSFLNIVGRTRELGMLRAIGLSPRNVSALLLLEMLLIALAAVGLSVAVGAPIAWYFELHPMVIEGIAEAYRDYGIVDDQIPMRFDWSTIGWNAGVVFALNMLAVLYPIAVVKRYTPVEAMHHV